TTTTCAGATTCAATGTTGGATAAGTTTGATTCAAGCCTGATGAGTAACAAAAGTTATAAGTTAGTCAACCATAATGTCTTGTAGAAAATGTTGGCAAAATACTCTTTCTAGAGTACATGCCTTTCAATAGTCTCTTGCAGTTGCCTTGCATTCAGTTGTGCTTCTTCTGCCTCTTTAAGCCTTTCTTCACTTTCTTTCTCCACTTGAGAAAACTTTTCCTCAAAATCCTCAAATTTCTTCTTTATTTCACTCAGCTCATCCTATATGTATTCAAAAGTAAAATTAGACATGTGCCACCACATCACATTGTGCATAACAAAGCTGTTTCACAAATAcgtgtgtgtatgtgtatgtctGTGTGTTCATTTTTGTCAACATTTTGGTAACTAAGTAGGAATTTTCAGTGTAAAGTgactttttttgttatttactaCCTCTAGTTCTTGATTTTGTTTTCTCAGCAAATCTAGTTTAGTATCATCCACTACTGGCACCTCCTTTATGACTGGCGGAGCTTGTTCGATTGCTAATTTTGCCGCTTCTTTCTCATGAATAATTGCAGTATGTGCTTCTTCTAACTTTTCTTGCATTTCATGTAATGTGCTTTGTAACTTTGCAATTTCTTGCCCCTTAGCTTCTTCAAGATCAATCTGTGAAACAAAGGTAtgtggaactatattattataatagatttgtcattctctagcCATTTTTTTCATTAACTTTTGGGGTAATTATGAAATCATGACAAAGAATAAATATGACAATTCATATTGCAAGTATCTTTTGTATGCTCTACAGCGAGGGATGTAGGCAATCAATTAATTAGCGTGGAACATTTAACCTGACTGAGCCTAACAACTTGGAATTCGGATTGGTAACTGTGTCATGTATTCTTCAGTTAAAGGCTTATTAGGTAGAGAGAGTATATTACCCTCAAATGCTTTTCAAATTCTAGTCTCCATGAAAGCTCTTCAACACGCTTCTCCAACTTGTCCTTAGCTTCCTTGAGGGCACCCGTTTCTCTTGCAGCCTGCAATGGAGAATATTTTTCAATCTGTTGCAGTGCATTCTTTTTTCTCTATTGAGCTACATTACATATAATATTTCGATAACAGAAATTGAGTGAGTAATTACTAAATATTATGACTCCGGAAGAAGCCAATCTTACCATTTTGAGCTTTCTAAGTTCCTTTCTCGCCACCTTTGATCTCCATAGACATTGAAGTGCAAGAGTGGCGATCTTTTGATGTTTATAAGTAGAAAGAGCATGATGACTTCTCCACCATGTCTGTAAAGAAGGAGCAGTTGTAATTATCAGTTTAAAGCTATTATGTTATAGTAAAGAGTGAAGACCCTTATAATTCTATATGGCATTACTTTTATAACAAAGATCTCaaattctcttttattttgtagTCGTTATTGAATGATAATATCATAATCCATAAACTTTTTAAGCTCTTAGCCTGAAAATTATTACCTGAATTATAGTTGCAGCCTTGGTTCTTCTCCTATGCCTGAAATCATTTCTAGCCGCCATTGCTCGTAATCCAGTCTGGATAACAATTGCAGACACCTGTAGTTTTGTGTAGAATGTTCTTGCCATATGGGTACGTTGATGTTTCTGTATGCGGATTGAAGCAGCTTCCCTTCTCATTTGTTCATACTGTTTTCGTGCAAGTTGTGCTGTAAACAGAGGAAAATAATACATCTTAGACAATAACTTCGAGAATTGGCAATATCTGTAGTAAAGTTAGCTGTTCCATTAGTCTCTCCTGGTTATATTGGTATGAAATGAATAACTCTATTATGTCCAAGGAAATCTTTTAAAGTACAAATTGGATTGTCTTTGATGATATGGTTGCATAGAAGTGCTACTATACAAGGTAACAAATCTCTAGATGTTTACAGGTATGTTCTTAACCGCTTGTTAACTTCCTACTCACTATTGATGCTAAAAAAGTTTCCTGTGAAAGCTGCATGGTATATTTCTTCAAATCTTCAGACGAATATGAGAGAATGATATGTAAATATGAGTACTCACCTCTCCAATATTTCTGCACATTTATTGTAGATCTTTTCAGGGAAATAAACTCCTTTCTGGTAAGATATGTTCGGATTTGTCTTTGTATTCGTCTTGCTGCATTAGCCAAAATTTCAGTTCTCCTTGCATCTAGTTCAGCCATCTGCCCAGCTCTTAAAAATACCTTTGTTTTCCCAATCTACCATGCAACATGAAAATCATTACAACACCAGCAAAATAAAACCgatataaaatgaataaataaaagaaatatggAAATTTGCTGCTTATTTCCATATCATGAAATTCGATGAGTAAACTTACCTGATATCCCTTTAATCCCATTCTGTCACAGATTGATATACATGCTGATTTCTCATCCGATCTGCAGAGAGTAAAACAGCGAGTTAGCATGTGTCTCTTAATATGCATAAGGAAAGATGGATCATTCTAAATAATCATAAGTAATGTTACCCGTCTAGGACATCTGGAGACAGCATTCCAAAACGATCAAGAAACTCATCGAAGCTTCGTTTTGTTGGATACCCAGCACAACTAATCCTAATAGCCTCTAGTACACCCTGCCAGAGTAGAGTATCCATCGAAGTAACATTTTTCAATTTATCACCTTCTATAATGATTTtgatatttcaaatttcaaatgatCAGTAAGAATATTAGACTTTCACTTACACCACATCTCAACTGGTTTAAGACATTGTCGTTCTCGAAAATTCCTGGCTTCAAAACTGTGTTGGGTTTTACACATCTAATGTAATGTGGTTCTGTTGTGTTCAACGTTTCCATTAAAGATTGTAGTTGTTGCTGAAGGTAAAGGTTGATTCAGGAACCATGTCTAATGAATTTTAAAGACAAGAACATTATGCCTATATGGAAATAGAATTACCTTGAAGCGGGTACCAATAGAAGAGAACTTTGATTGTTTTGAACTCTCTTCAGGGAGTGGAGGGAACAGATTTGCAACAAATGAGCACCTTGAGGCATCTAAAAGAGCTTGATGTTCTGCTACTACATAGTCCTTAtttttatcaagaaaatgaTCTGCTTGGTAAGTGACCTGAgtagagaaaagaagagaaagattaGCCCAACAAACTTCAGCATTTTTAGCTGCCTTTCAGTAACAGAATTTGTCTTTTCTCACATCTCCAGCATAATGGTTAATCGTGAAGTCTGTCCGAGCAAGCTTTGGCTTACTGAAACGCTTGTGTGCTTTATAAGTCTGATACATCTTCTGAGCAAACGTTTCATGTGTCGATTTTGGAAACATACTGCATCAGAGGCTAACTTGTTAATGTCCAGACATTATCCGAAGTGGTGTCTTTTTCCTTTTACATATTTATGATTTAAAGTTTATCTTCATTGTCCAACATAGCTATATTATTATACAAATGGGTTTGCAAAGTTCAAATTTCTTATCAAATCGTTCCCAATATAGTTCTTAAACATATCAAATCATTGTTGGTTGATATTTAATATTCCAGTAACAAATGCTAATGAAAGCGTGTAAACAGGTGAACATACCAGGCCTCATCAAGAAGGGCAATTATGCCACCAGGTTTCTGCAAGCAAGATGCACCATTATATTCCAAAATTGTCCATAACATTCATTGTACAATATAAAATTAGCTTTTGAGAAATAAATACCTTTTCAATAAGATCTAAAACATCTTGGTTATCTACAAACTCTACATAGCTCCAGTTTATTTCCTCTTTTGTGTACTCTTCTTGCTCCATCTTGAATACGTGCtgttaaaagagaaaaaaacaaCACGTTGATAAGAAAATTTCAGCAGAACAAGGTACGCTAAAGTTATATTTGTATGCATTGTCACCTGATTAAAATGTTGTTGCAACTTTTCATTGGTGAAGTTGATACACAGCTGCTCGAAACTAAGAATTACCAATATCACCTTAGATATCCCCatttggaattaaaatatttctaaaGCATATAATTGCTGACATTATATACCTGTTGACCTTGAAGCTTTCAAAGCCATATATATCAAGAACTCCTATTAAGCTTGCTGCATTTGAATCTTGACCTATTGAATTGTTTATCTTGTCCACAATCCTGTCATAAGGAATCCATTTATTCTCATTAGGTAGCTGTATTCGGATTGTCTAGTTTATATCATATCATCAAAACCAGATAACTGTTGGTTGGGACAAGTTTGGCTGAGTTACACTTGTCTAATTCACTTGCTTGAGCACTTAATGCTGTGTTCCacataatggataactaatacaAGTAGTCCTAAAGATAAGTGAATCTGTATAGCTTACCAATCAAACAGTCGAGAGTATACTGTCTTTGCCAAGGCATCACGACTCAGCGCAGCTGATTCAGGATCCAACGGTTTTGTAATGTTACCGTCTGGAGTCACTATGACACGCTTGCAAAGGGAGTCTTCTAGGGACTTCTTGTTACTcctgaaaatataaaaaacaagaGACAAAACAGTGGCATTATCAGAAACAAGTAGATCAACTTTCGTTGGTGTGAAAAACTCTGACCAAGATTTCTAACATGAGTAGCTCTGCTGCTGTTTCAAGATGGTACTGTGATTTTTCATCTTTTAATTTGGAAGAATCAACTTCATTCCCTTTGATAAAGACTATGTTACCGAGATGGAGGATTGCAGCCACCACTCGAAATATGGCATCCTACAGAAGAGAAGAGAAGTTCTCAATGTTTATTAGTGTTTAATCTAAAATGCCAACAATAGTATAATATTTTTGCTGGTGTTGAGGCAGAAAATGAAAACCTGTTCATCCTGGCTGATGCCTACGATATCCATGGCATTTCTGGTTTCCAAGTACTCCCTTGCATCATCGACATTTGCTACTTGGTAACAATTAGATTGATTTAGGTAGTGAAATTGTCTTGGATCACCTAATTTGTACTTCTTGACATCCTGTTGCACTAACCATGTTAGTTATCTATACATATTAAGTAATTTAGTGGCTAAATGGTTTAAGTGAAAAGGGAAATCACCTCAGGTGGTGCTGCACAGAGCATGTAGAAACAATGGTAGTTTCTCTCTGGGTCGGAGACTTGACATACACGTGACCTTTCAAGAAGATATGTACGAATAGCAGCTCCGGAGATCTTCCCATGTTTGTCAAATTGTATCTCAACAAATTTTCCAAAACGACTGGTATGCCGTTGACACAAATTTTCGTCAGTTTAGCCATGTCAAATAAATCTTCTAAGAAAGGTAACAAACAATGTTGAGCAGCCACGATTACTTACCTCGAGTTATTGTTTTTCACTGTTTTGGCATTCCCAAATGCCTCGAGTACTGGATTGGACTGAAGAAGTTGAAATATTTGTTACTTACCACTAAACAAGCCAAGTCAGGTAATAAGCAATGGAAGTAGTCAAAACTCACCTCTAAAACCTGCTGTTCTACAGTCCTTCCTTCAGTACCTGACCTTCCCCCCATGAAGGCAAGATATCTCATGAGCATTTTTGTTGTTTCTGTTTTACCAGCTCCACTTTCTCCACTCACTAATATGGACTGACTCCCATGTTCATTTCTCATGGCCCTGTTACATGTCACTAACAAATCAGTTTGTCTATCGAAGAACAGAAAGCCAAAATCGAAGCGAGCAACAGTGGCCTTTTAGGAGCTATCACAGATATTTATGGTGGGATTGTGTACCTGTAGCAAGTATCTGCAACAGCGAAAAGATGTGGACTTAGCTCCCCAAAGGCAGCTCCCTTGTACTGCTCCATCATGTGGACATCATATAAATGTGGCAGTCTTCGAAAGGGATTCACAGCTATTAGAATGTTTCCAGTATAAGTCTGTTTATGCAATCAACACCAATTTCAGATAACTAGTTCGAAATCGCATCTAGATTCTCTTTTCATAGATAATTTGTTAGAATCAACTCACATATATTTCATTGAGTGAAAATCGACAAGCAAGATTGTATAGGACTCCCGGTTCATGGAGGTAAGCCAACTTGGTCATGTCATCAACGCCTGCTGGCGGTGCTTCTGTGTCTTTCGGGTATATACTGCAGATGTCTGCAACAATCTGTGGTTGAAGAAAAATGCAAATCATCAATTCATAGTACTATTGTGCAAGGGGAGACAAAGTGACCAAGTGTTGACAACTTAATATGCATTTACATGAGTTTGAATTTAAGATTTAAGTTTTGCTTTTGGAGCCTCCCTGAGTTGAATCAATGACTTGCATTTCAAAActcattttttattgtaattagTCGTTTGGCAGAAGTGTCCATGAAGGTGATAATGGATCCATTtactgttttttctttttcttcctaATCAATCACTTGGATAAGAACTTTTCTAGATACTTAATTCTAGTAGCTAAGCTAATGGATCTATTTCCTGTTTTagctttcttattttctttgtgTATAAGCAATCACTTGGATCAGAACTTTTCAAGTGAGTCTA
This Cannabis sativa cultivar Pink pepper isolate KNU-18-1 chromosome 6, ASM2916894v1, whole genome shotgun sequence DNA region includes the following protein-coding sequences:
- the LOC115724778 gene encoding myosin-12, translating into MGTPVNIIVGSHVWVEDPEAAWIDGEVTEIKGKNATIVTTNEKTIVADICSIYPKDTEAPPAGVDDMTKLAYLHEPGVLYNLACRFSLNEIYTYTGNILIAVNPFRRLPHLYDVHMMEQYKGAAFGELSPHLFAVADTCYRAMRNEHGSQSILVSGESGAGKTETTKMLMRYLAFMGGRSGTEGRTVEQQVLESNPVLEAFGNAKTVKNNNSSRFGKFVEIQFDKHGKISGAAIRTYLLERSRVCQVSDPERNYHCFYMLCAAPPEDVKKYKLGDPRQFHYLNQSNCYQVANVDDAREYLETRNAMDIVGISQDEQDAIFRVVAAILHLGNIVFIKGNEVDSSKLKDEKSQYHLETAAELLMSNKKSLEDSLCKRVIVTPDGNITKPLDPESAALSRDALAKTVYSRLFDWIVDKINNSIGQDSNAASLIGVLDIYGFESFKVNSFEQLCINFTNEKLQQHFNQHVFKMEQEEYTKEEINWSYVEFVDNQDVLDLIEKKPGGIIALLDEACMFPKSTHETFAQKMYQTYKAHKRFSKPKLARTDFTINHYAGDVTYQADHFLDKNKDYVVAEHQALLDASRCSFVANLFPPLPEESSKQSKFSSIGTRFKQQLQSLMETLNTTEPHYIRCVKPNTVLKPGIFENDNVLNQLRCGGVLEAIRISCAGYPTKRSFDEFLDRFGMLSPDVLDGSDEKSACISICDRMGLKGYQIGKTKVFLRAGQMAELDARRTEILANAARRIQRQIRTYLTRKEFISLKRSTINVQKYWRAQLARKQYEQMRREAASIRIQKHQRTHMARTFYTKLQVSAIVIQTGLRAMAARNDFRHRRRTKAATIIQTWWRSHHALSTYKHQKIATLALQCLWRSKVARKELRKLKMAARETGALKEAKDKLEKRVEELSWRLEFEKHLRIDLEEAKGQEIAKLQSTLHEMQEKLEEAHTAIIHEKEAAKLAIEQAPPVIKEVPVVDDTKLDLLRKQNQELEDELSEIKKKFEDFEEKFSQVEKESEERLKEAEEAQLNARQLQETIERLESNLSNIESENQVLRQQALVASTNEDLSEELKDLKSKVAELESENENLRNKAVVIVEQKIVSEMPQTPIKVHDNGHHTEEKFQNEKEHVPAFSQLTKQRSLTDRQQESQDMLVKCLTEDKQFDKNRPVAACVVYKALLQWRSFEAEKTTIFDRIIHAIRSEIENQDNINELAYWLSTTSTLLFLLQTTLKASNNPNGASHRSRSSPSTLFGRMAKGFHSSSMGMGVSNGYSGILGKLGEQPKVEAKYPALLFKQHLTACVEKIYGMIRDRLKKEISSFLHLCIQAPRSIRARTIRGSSRNIHSNIVAKQQASNVHWQSIVNELDQTLAILSENHVPNMITRKIFSQVFSFINVQLFNSLLLRRECCSFSNGEYLKAGLTELEHWCLKATNELTGSSWEELQHIRQAVGFLVLHQKTQKSLDEITNELCPILSVPQIYRIGTMFWDDKYGAQGLSSEAIGKMRVLMAEDSISMPNNSFLLDVDSSIPFTMEEIFRSFGEVNVSLSDVDPPPLLRQRSDFHFLFQHSE